TTTGCCCCATGAGTTAAAGCAAACCATGCTGAAGAAATTATTTGTAATCTTCCAAAAGTTTTGTTAACAGGTCCAGGTTTACGACTTGCAAATACAGTGATAATCAACGTAGTTACCAAAAGACCAAAAATTATTCCACCGATTGGAGCAATTACAATTCCTGCAAAAACTTTAGTTAATCCACCATAAACTAATTTTTCAAATCCTAATCCTGCAATTCCTGCACCCATTATTCCTCCCACTAAAGAATGACTATTAGAAATAGGTAATCCAAAGTAAGTACAAAGTGTACTCCATCCAATAGCTCCGGCCAATCCACCTACAATCATGTAGACAGTAATATCGTCTGGACTTACAATACCTTTAGCAATAGTTGCTGCAACAGCTACTCCAAAAACAAATGGACCAATGAAATTCATTGCAGCAGACAAACCGACTGCATGAATTGGTTTTAGAACACGAGTTCCAATGACTGTAGCAACTGAATTTGCAGAATCATTAAATCCATTTACAAAATCAAAGATTAATGCTACAATTATTGCACCTATTGCTATCTCTAACATGTAATCATCTCATGTGTATTTCAAAACAATATCTTCAATAACATCAGAGACATCTACACATCTGTCAGATGCAGTCTCCATTGTTTCATAGATATCTTTTAGTTTGATAATTTTAATTGCATCATTCGTTTCAAATAATTCTCTAATTGCTTCTCGATACATATCATCTACAACATGTTCAATATCACTGGTATTTCTGCAGTGTTGAATCATATCTTTAGGATCCTTAATTCTTCGTAATTTTGAAATCATATATTCAACTTCTTTGGTAGCCTTGACTAATTCTACAGCCATTTCTTTACAATAAGGAGGAGGAGAAGTAATTTTGTAACTATATACTCTAGCAGCAATTCCATCCATGAAATCAATTACATCATCAATTTTTGATGCAATTCTTTGCATATCTTCACGATCTAAAGGAGTGATGAAGGTTTTGTTTAATTCTGAAAAGATATCTCGAGTTAACACATCTGCCTCTGTTTCTAATTGATGAATTTTTTTTGCTTGTTCCGAATTAGTGAGATCATCAAATAAAACTACTACAGCTTCAGAAGTTTCAACTGCTTTTTTTGCTAAATCATCTAAAATTGTTAAAAGTTCTTTTTCATTGGATTTGATCCAAGATAGCCATTGTCCCATACACATTACATCAAATAAATAGACTTAAGGAAACACACCATAAAGTATAGTGCACTATATAGAAACAGAGGATCGATAAAATTTCAATTGATCGCCAAAATATTTTCAAGACATATGCTTGATTTTTTAAAATGGTTTATTGACTTCTCGGGTGAAAACATAACTTGCAATACCAACCATTGCAATAACAAATGCAAAAATTACTGCGACACTAATCAGTATAGGAACACCGCCCTCAGAAACTCCTGTCATCAATTCTCTAACTAGCAAAATAGTGTAAGTGACAGGATTTAGTTTTGCTACTACTGCAAGCCAATCAGGCAATAATTCCAATGGGAATAATGCAGGACTCAACATGAATAATGGCATTCCAAGTAAATTTATCATACCCCAAAACGTTTCTTGAGATTTTGCAGTGGCAGCTAAAGTAACAGAAATTCCCGAAAATCCTAATGAGAATAAAATTACAATCCCCATAATAGGAATTATCATTAATGGGTTTGGAAACGTGACACCAATTGCCAAAGCAATTCCAATAATCAAGCTTGCTTGTAATGCAGCAATTAAAGAAATTGCAGACATTTTTCCAACTGCAATTGCTGAACGAGAAATGGGCGAAGTCAATGCCTTATTCATAAAACCATACCTCCTATCCCACAGGGTGTTAACACCACCAAAAATACTAGTAAAAATTGCAGTTAAAATTATGACACCAGGAGCCATGAATTCAATATACTCACCTTCAAATCCTACAGACTGAATTAATGGCTGAGTTTCTGAAAAAATATTTCCTACAACTATAATCCAAATTGCAGGTTGAATTAGTCTAATTAAAACTCCACTTCGAGATTTTTTGTATCTCTTTAACTCTCTCCAGAAAATAGTGTATGCATCATAGGCTATCGTATTCATTGTCGCAATCTCTTCATTTTTGCATGTTCACGTCTTCTGTTATATTTTGAATCATCGTCTCGAATTTCATGGCCAGTATAAGAAATGAAAACATCATCAAGGGTTGGTTGAGTTAAAGAAATAGATTTAATTTTGATTCCAAGTTCTGAAGATATTTGAAAAATTTTAGGAATTACTTCAGTTCCATTTGAAGTAAAAAGAGTTAACTTTGAATCATCTTCATTAATTTTTTTAATAAATTCAATTTTTTTAAGTTCTAGTAAAAAAGAATCAGAATTATTATTGCTTTCAATGACTAATGAAATGATTTCATTGCCAAGATCATTTTTCATATTTTTAGGAGTATCAATTACTTGGATTTTTCCATGGTCTATAATTCCAATCCTATCACAAAGACTATCTGCTTCTTCCATATAGTGAGTTGTAAGAAAAATTGTCATGTCAAATTGTGTATGAATTTTTTTGATGTATTGCCAAATTTTTCTTCTAGTTTGAATATCTAATCCAACTGTAGGTTCATCTAAAAATAAAACTCTTGGATGATGTAAAAGACCTCCAGCAATATCTAATCTCTTTCTCATTCCTCCAGAGTATGTAACTACAGCTTCATCTTGTTTGTCTGAAAGTTCAATCAAGTCTAAAACTTCATCAATTCTTTGATTGATTTCATTTTTTGGGATATGATTTAATTTTGCCTGCAATAACAGATTTTCACGCCCAGATAGATATTCATCAACAGTAGTTTCTTGTTGTACAAATCCAATATTTTCTCTAACTTGTTTTGGATTTTTTAGTACATCAAAACCTCCAACAAGGGCATTTCCATTTGTCGGTTTTAGTAATGTAGTAAAGATCATCATGGTAGTACTTTTACCAGCTCCATTAGGTCCCAAGAATCCAAAAATTTCTCCTTTTTCAACTGAAAAGGAAATATCATTTACTGCAACCAAATCTCCAAATGATTTTGTTAGAGATTTTGTTTCGATAGAATACAATAACTTGAACTGCGGTGGGAATTATAAATTGCTAAGTATTCGATCAGATACGATCATACAAAATTTAAAAAGAGTATGTTAAAGAGATGATTTATGAAAGGATTATGTCAAAAATGTCACTCATCAAATGTAGAAATTACATTAGAGAATGGAAGTCCTGTTTGTGAAAAGTGTGCAAAAAAGTAAAAAATAATAAAAAAGAAGTTTAAAGAATCATTCAATATTTTTGAATTCATCTTTAGTCATTCTTAAGATGATTTTTTCACCTATTCCCCAAATTTCAGATTTGGACAGAATTTTTGAATGCATCAAGCCATAACTTACTTCAATTGATTCCAATTCATTGGTGTCTGGATGTTTGTGTAACCTTTTGACTTTACCAATTTTATGGCTATCAATATCTACTACCGGAATTCCAGTTCTGACAGGAGGTCTACTGAGAAGTAGTTGCTCATCAGAAAATTTGTCGATGTAATCGTGAGATAAGAAATAATCTTTGTTAAATCCCTGGTGAATAGTTACACCAGATACAGAAAGGGTGTCTTGATGAATGTGTATGTGTTTAACCTTTCCATATTGAATTCCTTCTCTATCAATTACTTTTTTTCCAGTAAAGGTATCAGCTGTGGCTATGTTTTCAGGCATTCCCTCTAATTTCACTGACATGTATCAGAGTTGTCAAATTTCCTTATCATATCAAATATCAGAAATTTCTATCAATGGGGTTAAATTACTTGACAGAGTATGATAGGCATGGAAATTAAAGAAGAAAGATTTCGGCCAATATTAGTTACAAAGGGACGAAAAACAGGAAAACCACATTCAGTGTGGTTAAGGGCTGTAAAGTACAATGAGAAAATATATTTTTCAAGACATCGTCCAGATGGGGATTGGTATCAAAATTCAATTGCAAATCCAGAAGTCAAAATACAATACAACAACATGGAATTTTCTGGAAAAGCTGTAGCTGTAACAGATGAAAAACTAAATGAAAAACTCTCTCAATTGAAATATCCAGGAGAAGAAAGAGCTAATGAAAAAAGAGTAGCAATCGAAGTTACATTAGATGACATTATAAAATAAAAGTTGTAAAAACAAAAAATTGATTTTACTTACAATACGTCTTCATAAAGAATTGTTTGATTCTTTAGTTGTTTATCTAAGGTAGGCAAATATTTCATTATACAATAATTAACAAAATCACTAAAGGAACGAATTCTGTAATCAGATTCTAAGACATCACTGTGTTTGTCATAGTATTGTTCTAATTTGTATAGAGTTCTTTTTTGAAGTGGCACTAATCTATTACGTTTAGTCACAAACTTAGGGGCAACAGAAAATTGTTCCTCAGGCTCATCATTTGTTTCAGTTTCAGATTCACCCAGAAGCGAATTGAGTTCAATGGATTCTTGCATTTCAAAAACAAAAATTTTACTTGGTGCAGATTTAGGAAGCCCTGAGTTTTTGGAAATAATATCTACTACTTCTCGTGCTTGTTTATCAGACATTGCCAATTCAATTTTTGCAAGCATTGTAGATCTAAGAGCAGAACCTCCAACTCTGGAACCTTTTGATTGACTTACAAATTTGCTATCTTCTAAATTTCGTTTATCAATAATGTCTATGCCTAAAGTATCCAATTTCTCGCGGATTGTGGGGTAATTTTTTCGATTGATAACAGCTTCAATCTTTTTCAATAATTTGTCACAATTTTAGATGGTTTTAAACATAATCATTTTTTCACGACCATAGTAATTGATTATCAGATGATAATCATTTGATAATCATTTAGTTAGGAAAAAATTAACCGTAGGATTCGAATTTAACTTCAAAACTTCCATCTTCACGCTTATTTTTTTCAGTGACAAAATTTTTGTTACTCAAATAATCCATTGTTCCATCAATTGTTCCTTGCCAACCACAAACATAGAAGATTGTATTTTCTTTGGTAATTTTTTCACCAACTAATTCTTCAAGAGCAGATTTACCACTGTCAGTAGGTCTCAAATATTGTTCAATTCTACCTTTATGACCAATCCATGAACGATTAGTCCACTCTTGGGGTCTACTGATTGCAGCTCTGTATTTGAAATTCCACTTATCCTTACCTCTGTCAAGACTTTCATTTTCTAAATCAGTCAATAGTTGTTTGTAGCTTAACTCATCAACATAACTTGCGCCATGCAAAACAACGATTTCTCTTTTGTCGTTTGTGTCATGCAGATGCTGTGCAAAACTGACAAACGGTGCCAGTCCAGTTCCGCCGCCAATGCAGACAATTCTTCTTGTGTCTTTTTCACCACTTGGCAGTGTGTCATTAATTGTTAGATTACCAGCAGGTTTTGCCCAACTAATTTTATCACCTTCTTTTGAATTAAACAATAAACTCGTTAGTCTTCCAGGAAGAGGTCTTCTAACCCATCTAATTACAAATTCAAAGAAATTTTTGTTTTGAGGAGAAGATGTTATAGAATATGCTCGATTAACAATTTTACTATCCAAAGGCAATCCAAGGGTTAGAAACTGACCTGCTTTAAAATCAGGGACTTCCCCATCAGGAGTCACACGAAAAATTCCTAAATCCTCTCTCAATAACTGAGTATAGGTAATTGTACCATTTTCCACGCTATGGGTTCTCCCAATTTGTCAAAATAGAATTAACTTTTTCTATTATTGGATCATAAGATATTCTAGGTTCGGTGCTTACAAGTAATAATTTTCCTTTAAAGGGAATAGTAACCAATGTCACATGATCATATTCAGTAAAAGTTAATCTCTCCTTACCTAAACGGAATGTAAAATTTTGTGCTTTTCTCCATCTCTCCAATGTATAATGAATAGACATTCCAACTTCATGATCAGCTAAAAGAGAATCAAGATTATCCCTTTGTGCACTGTGTAGTATTTTGGATTTATCATTAACAAATGCTGCAAAACGAATCTGATTATCAGAGTCTATAATTTTGGAACAAAGTTTTTCAAAATTTGGTTCTGCAATTATTTCTTCAGCCATTCCCATTCAGGTCTCTCTTCATAATCTTTGTCATCATCCATCTAACATCAAGAATTATTTGATTTGTCTTTGTTAGATGGTTGCATGTAGTCATTTGGAGTAAACTTAAACTCCTCCTCCTCAGAGTAAGCCTCTTCAGCATGTTCACTGATATCTAATCCAATGTCTTCCTCTTCAGGTCCAACACGAATTCCAATAAGATGTTTAATTAATTGTAATAATACCCAAGTTCCACCAAATCCCATTACAGCTGCTACTGCAATACCGACTGCTTGAATCCAAATTTGATCATAATTACCATAAAGCAATCCATCAACACCAGATGGGTTAATCAAAGTACTTGCAAATATTCCAATTCCAAGTGCACCAACAATTCCTGCAATACCGTGTACAGAACTTACATCAAGTGCATCGTCAATCTTTAGTTTGTCTCTGATGAGTACAACTCCACCATAAGATAGTACACCAATTGCAATTGCAAGAACAAATGAATGTTCAACACTAATGTATCCAGATGCAGGAGTGATTCCAGCAAGTCCAGCAATTGCACCATTGATAGTTGCAACAATTGATGGTTTACCAGTTCGCATCCATGACAATCCTGCCCAAATTAAAGCAGAAACAGAAGAAGCTAAGTGAGTTACAATAACAGTATTTCCGGCTACACCGCCTGAAGCCAATGCACTACCGGCATTAAATCCAAACCAACCTAACCACAATAGGGAAGAACCTAAAACAGCTAGAGGTATGCTGTGCGGAATATTGATAGCTGGACCAAATCCACGTCTTTTTCCAAGTACGAGGGCAGCTGCAAGTGCAGCCATTCCAACAGTAGTGTGAATTACAATACCACCGGCAAAGTCAACAACACCTAGTTGTGCTAACCAGCCACCACCCCAAACCATGTGAACGATTGGGTAATAGATTAGCATTGACCATGCAGAGATGAATATAATGAAAGAACTGAATTTCATTCTTTCAGCAATAGTTCCTGTTAGTAATAATGGAGTAATACATGCAAACATTAACTGGAATTTAACAAAGAGTACTCCAGGAATGCTAGGAGCATATTGTTCTAATGGAGCATCCCAAGGAATGCCTTTCAAAAATGACCAATCAAGATTCCCTATAACACCAGTTGTAGAAGGACCAAAGGATAGACTAAAACCAAAAACGAACCACATTACACTAAGTAATGACATTCCGAAAAATATTTGCATAAAAATTGAAACTACATTTTTCTTTCTCAATAAACCAGATTCAAACAATCCCAATGCAGGGATCATTAACAATACTAAACATCCAGCAATTAGCATCCATGCTGTATCTCCAGTATCTATCATAATTATAATGAAATCGAGTTTTTGCATTTAACAGTTTTCCAATTTGATTTACAGTGATAATCAAAAGATATACAATTTCTAAATTATTATTTACTTTAACAATGAAAAATAATCATGTTAAAACTTGAAATCATACTTGCAGAAAATGATGTAATGAACATCAGCGAAGGATTAAAAGAAATAGGAATTGGTGGACTAACAGTTATCAAAGTTAGAGGAAGAGGTGCAAAAACTGCAGCCGAAATCCACACATCAAAAGGAATGGAAATCTTTGTTCCTCATTTTGCAGATAAATATCGATTAATGGTAGTCATACCAGAATCAAAAGAAGAAAAAACTGTAGAGATAATTAAGAAAAATTCTAGAGAAGGCAAAATATTCATTTCACAAATGTTACGTGCAATTGACATTAAATCAGGAAATGAAGGCGAAGAGGTAATCTAGAATGAAATTATCATTTGAGAAAATTAAATCTTCTAAATTAACAAAAAAAGACTATCTAAAAATCCCAATCATAGCAGGAATCATCGCAATTCCACCAGTCCTAATGACATATTGGACAATGGCATAAGGTAATTGAAATGAGTTTATTATTAATTACAAAAAGAGGAACTGGTAAAAAACTAGTAGGCGAAGATGTTGATTACAATTGGGCAGGAGACAAATTTAAAGAATTTCAAGAAAAAACAAAAGAGCATATTTTTTTCAAAAAAAGAAAAAAAACAATCATCTCATCAGCAAGAGGAACACAAACAAAGTATTTAGAAAAAGCCGAAGAGATAATTCCCAAACCAAAACAAGCTTACATTACCATTAATAGAGGAACAAAAAGAGTATTAATTGACATAAATTGAAAGCAGAAAAAATCATTCCTCAATTAAGTAAATCAAAAGTATTTTTAGTCAAATTAGGTTTTGCAGCATTAGGTATGTCTTTGATTGGATTATACTTGTTTGGAGATTACATCTAAATAAAAAAATCAAACTAAATGTACTACAGTAGAAATACCACGTTTGTCAATTTCTACATCATTTTCAAATTCACCTAGTGTAACAGTAAATGAAATTACATCTCGAGGTTTTGCATTCTCTGCATGCAGTTTTAGATGAAGATCCATATCATCAAATCCTTCAGTTGGTAGATTAGTCTCTTCCAAGTATGCACCACATGTAGATTCAATTCTAAATCTATCATCTTTGAAATGATAACCAAGTTTTAGTTTTCTATTTTTTCTAGGATGTCCTTTGACTACAACATCAATCACTCCAGGTTTTGTTTCAGTGTATCCAGATTTTTGATTAACAAAAACTCCAATTTCCAGAGGCTTGCCTGCAGTAGATTCAGCCATCTTTTGAATTCCATCATTCATAATTACATCTACGGCTTTGATGGATTGTGCAACCTTTGCTAGCCATTCATTTGTTCTAGTAATAGTTGCTTGAATTCCAGCACGTCTTCGTTTATCTTCATCTTCTGGTAGTTTGTAATAATCAACCCAAGCCTCATAATCATGAGAAATATCTTCAATGAAATCAATACATGTGCGCTTGTACTCATTAGGATCATCAGTTCTTTCAGACTCATCGCCTGTTCTCAATCCATCGTAACCTTCAGGCATTGCCATATCTTGAATCAAACATAGTTGTAAAAAAACTAATCTTGAATGGGATTAATGAACAGTCAATGTTTTCCTAGTACAAACTGCCCAAATTTGCCAAATTTTTTCTGATTTTAAAAATGAGTATTACAGTATCATATGTGATTTTAGGGTGGAGTATTTTTTTTTAGTGATAGTACACTTTGTCTACACTGATCTTATTCTTTGGTACAGTGATGATTCTATCTGATCCTTTGCAGTGATTTTTTCCTTTGAAATGCTTGTGAATTTTAATTTTGGCCATCTTAACACTGTCAATCCCATATGCTCCATGATGATCAGAGACTTCCTCACTAACAATATGGCAATTTATCACCACATTACACCATTTACACAGGATTTTCATTTTATCGTCTTTCATCTATTTCTGTAATAACCCACGCCTCTTAAGCCTAATTTCATAAAATATGATATGTTTGTGCCTTGTACTTTATGTAAAAAGATCATGCCATTTAATGAAAGACGTATCAGAAATCAAAAAGACTATCACAGAAAATGTGTTTGGCATATTGCTTACTTGAGAAGAATGGAACATTTCTTCTGATGTGCCTAGAGGAGTAGGCCAATTCTCAAGAATTATCCATAAAGAAAGGATGGCATCATCCAGTTTACTAAGAAAGTAAAAAAATAATTAATGATTATAATAGGAATTTTTCAGATAAAATTAATGATATTTACAGAATTAATTACAGATTTACAAAATGAGTTAAAGAGAGAATTAGCACAAATTAGATTTTTAATTAAAAAAAACCCAGGTTTAGGTTACAACAGAATAGTAGAAATCGGAAAAGAAGTAGGCAAGAAATACAACATCAAACTAATTGTAAATTTTCCAAAAGAAGGAAGAATAGAGGAATATGAAATGTATGGAAAAAGAGATCTTAGTTTAATTGTAGACTATGATCGAAAAAGATTTCCAATGGATAGAGAAATAATAAAACAAAAAGCAATTGAGATGCTAGGAGATGTTAAAACAGAGGATGCATACATGTATGAAAATAAAGAGGGAGTTAGAGTCTTCACAGACGATTGGAAAATAGATATCTTACCACATTCAGTACATATTTGGACTGATTTTGATGAGAACGTAACAGCATTTTGTAATTGGTTAATGGAAAATGCATATGAAATGAAGAAAAAATAATTATTTTATAGATTTTCTAATTGTTCAAGTAAGGATTCAGCTTCAGAATTTTTTGGATTTAGTTTTAAAATTCTTTTACAGCAATCTATTGCTTCATCTTTTTGTTGTAATGCCAAATGAACATTAGTTTTGAGAGTTAGCATTTCAATGTCATCAGAATTTAATTGAAAAGATTTTTCAAAATAAGGCAATGCTTTTTTTGCATCATCGACAATAAAGTAAATACTTCCCATAATGAACATAAAATCAGAATCATCAGAATAATCAGGTTCAAGACTTTTACCAAATGTTATTGCGTCAACATATTCCCCATCTCTAACTAATTTCTTTAATTTACGCTTTGGTTGCTTGAATAAGCCAGCCATCAGTTATTCTCTAGTTATACCAAGCTTCAGGTTCTGCGCCAGAGGAAGTATTGCTTTGACGAGGTTGTGGTACTTTCATAATTCCTTCTTTAATCAAGAATTGAATTCCTTGAATGAAAGACTCATCATCTATGGTGCCATCTGCCCACCAGCCTGCGTTGTTTTTAATCCAGGATGGGATTTCGTTAGAACCTACACCAGTTCCCTGAGTAGTTTTTGGTATTTTCATAATTTTTTCTTTGATCAAGAATTGAATTCCCTGAACAAATGAATTGTCATCTATGGTGCCATCTGCCCACCAGCCTGCGTTGTTTTTAATCCAGGATGGGATTTTTTCAACAGGTTTACTTCCATCAGGTGCAAAAATTGGAACTTCAATTTCTAAATAATCAGATGCAGTTGATGGTGCAATTCCTTCAGGGGATAAACCATAAACCCAGATTACATATTTTGCAGTTCCAGGATCTTCTTTAACAATCATATCCATCACATAAACACCAGATGGAGAATACAAGAAAGTTCTTCCATCATCTTGAGCAAGTGAACGCAATGGTGTCAAGTCATCATCAACAGTAAAGAAATCAAATTGAACCTGGTTCAAATATTCTGTGTCATCATATTTACTGATGAATTTAATAATCCAAGACATTTCACATCCTTGAACAGGATCTTCAGGTCCGTAAAATGCATGTATTTGATAATCAAAATTGGTTGTTGGTTTTTTGATAGAAACTTCTTTTTCATAATTAGTGTCACAACCTTGTGCTGCAAAAGTGTCCTCAGTTGGAATAATTCCATCAAATGGACTTGCAGTCATATTTTCTTCATATTTTAATAATTCAAATTTGTATTCTGGTGGGGGTATTCCTTCAGAAACGTGAGTATACGTTGCGCCTTTCACAGGGAACGGGAAATCATCAACTATCCAAACTTTACTTTCTGCACCACCTGTCTTCCAACCTACAATAATTGTATCCCAAGTTCCAGATTTTATTTTCAAACTTTCAATTGCCATTGGTACAACTTGTTCACCGCCAATGTTTCCAATCTTTCCCCAAGATTTTGCATCAAATGCTTTAGGACCTTTACCACCTGAACTACCATCAGATGTTGCAAAAGCAGATAACCATGCAACAGAAGATTTGAATGCACCACGGTAAATTCCTAATTCTTCACTTCCACCAGTTGGTTCTGGAGCAATTTTTCCTAACTCCATAGTTCCAACTAATACTTTGTTACCATCAAAGACAGCAACTTCAGCTAACCATTTGGTTTCAGTGCCAACAGTAATGTCTCCTTTAATCCACATATCGAGTTCAAACTTTGCACATTCCTTGTAGTCTACATGACACATTGAATATGAGAAAAAGTCACCTTTTTTGAGACCCTCGCCAGCATACCAAGTAGTTCCTGGAGGATATTCATCAGAACTAACACCTCCAGATTGGAATTGAGCAAAAGCAGATGTAGGTAAAAATGAAGTAACTACGAGAATTGTCATTAATCCTATGATCAGAGGGGAATGTTTCAAGTCTAAAAAAAATTGTCCAAACGGATAGTTAAACGTTATTCAAATTCCCAAAAAATGCCAAAATATATCATAAATTTCAATGTAAATAGGCAAATATAGAGGAATATTCAAAAAAAAATAGAAATGTGTGAATGTTCCAAAGTACACTTGTTTGAAGTGGAGTTCAAATTAGATGGAATGACAGTAGTTCCTACTCACAAAAATTGCGGTTTTGGATTAGATGAGAAACAAGCAGACAAGTTCCAAAAAGAACTAGTAAAGTCTTGGGGCTTCGAGCAAGAAGAAGATTAATTATAAAAATAAAAAGTTAGAATGTAATTACTATTCAATTACATA
This window of the Candidatus Nitrosomarinus catalina genome carries:
- a CDS encoding peptidase, which translates into the protein MTILVVTSFLPTSAFAQFQSGGVSSDEYPPGTTWYAGEGLKKGDFFSYSMCHVDYKECAKFELDMWIKGDITVGTETKWLAEVAVFDGNKVLVGTMELGKIAPEPTGGSEELGIYRGAFKSSVAWLSAFATSDGSSGGKGPKAFDAKSWGKIGNIGGEQVVPMAIESLKIKSGTWDTIIVGWKTGGAESKVWIVDDFPFPVKGATYTHVSEGIPPPEYKFELLKYEENMTASPFDGIIPTEDTFAAQGCDTNYEKEVSIKKPTTNFDYQIHAFYGPEDPVQGCEMSWIIKFISKYDDTEYLNQVQFDFFTVDDDLTPLRSLAQDDGRTFLYSPSGVYVMDMIVKEDPGTAKYVIWVYGLSPEGIAPSTASDYLEIEVPIFAPDGSKPVEKIPSWIKNNAGWWADGTIDDNSFVQGIQFLIKEKIMKIPKTTQGTGVGSNEIPSWIKNNAGWWADGTIDDESFIQGIQFLIKEGIMKVPQPRQSNTSSGAEPEAWYN